A part of Terriglobus roseus genomic DNA contains:
- a CDS encoding YebC/PmpR family DNA-binding transcriptional regulator, protein MSGHSKWATIKHKKGAADAKRGKVFTRLIKEITVAAKQGGGDPDGNPRLRTAILAAKAENMPADNIKRAVQRGTGEIEGLTYEEITFEGYGPGGVAVIVDVLTDNRNRAVSEIRHAFSKNGGNLGETGSVGYMFSKKGIIVIAKAGADEEKLTEVVLEAGADDLNDEGENWEIYTTPKDFVAVKEAVEKAGFKPEHAEVTMIPSTYQKLEGSQANAMLRLLEVLEDLDDSQNVYSNFDMDEAAVTA, encoded by the coding sequence ATGTCAGGCCACTCAAAATGGGCAACCATCAAGCATAAGAAGGGCGCAGCCGACGCCAAGCGTGGCAAGGTCTTCACCCGTCTGATCAAGGAAATCACGGTCGCAGCAAAGCAAGGTGGCGGCGATCCCGATGGCAATCCGCGTCTCCGTACCGCCATTCTGGCAGCGAAGGCCGAGAACATGCCGGCCGATAACATCAAGCGTGCTGTCCAGCGCGGTACTGGCGAAATTGAAGGCCTCACCTACGAAGAAATCACCTTCGAGGGTTATGGCCCCGGCGGCGTCGCGGTCATCGTGGACGTGCTTACCGACAACCGCAACCGTGCTGTCAGCGAAATCCGTCATGCCTTCAGCAAGAACGGCGGCAACCTGGGTGAAACCGGCTCGGTTGGCTACATGTTCTCCAAGAAGGGCATCATCGTCATCGCCAAGGCTGGCGCCGACGAAGAAAAGCTGACGGAAGTGGTTCTGGAAGCTGGCGCAGACGACCTGAACGACGAAGGCGAGAACTGGGAGATTTACACCACGCCCAAGGACTTCGTTGCAGTGAAGGAAGCCGTCGAAAAGGCTGGTTTCAAGCCGGAGCACGCCGAAGTCACCATGATTCCCAGCACCTACCAGAAGCTCGAAGGCTCGCAGGCAAACGCAATGCTGCGTCTGCTGGAAGTGCTGGAAGATCTGGACGATTCGCAGAACGTCTACAGCAACTTCGACATGGATGAAGCCGCGGTTACCGCGTAA
- a CDS encoding VOC family protein produces the protein MNEAIHSGVRIGHVHLKVADLDRALWFYHEVLGFEIIQRFGNSAAFVSAGGYHHHIGLNTWESEGGQPPAAGTTGLYHLALLYPTRAELGKGLQRLLNAGIPIHGASDHGVSEAIYLADPDSNGVELYWDRPKEEWPLDANGNIRMITRPLDLRPILEAAEEASVDTPVQVH, from the coding sequence ATGAATGAGGCAATACATTCCGGCGTGCGCATTGGCCATGTTCACCTGAAGGTGGCGGACCTGGATCGCGCCCTGTGGTTCTATCACGAGGTCCTTGGCTTCGAAATCATCCAGCGTTTTGGCAATAGCGCTGCGTTCGTGTCTGCAGGTGGATACCACCATCACATAGGCCTGAACACGTGGGAAAGCGAAGGTGGGCAACCTCCCGCCGCTGGCACAACGGGCCTGTACCACCTTGCCCTCCTGTATCCAACGCGTGCAGAGCTCGGCAAAGGACTGCAGCGTCTCTTGAACGCGGGCATCCCCATCCACGGCGCATCGGACCACGGCGTCAGCGAAGCCATCTATCTCGCGGACCCCGATAGCAACGGCGTGGAGCTCTACTGGGATCGCCCGAAGGAAGAGTGGCCATTGGACGCGAACGGAAATATCCGCATGATCACGCGTCCGCTTGACCTGCGTCCCATACTGGAGGCCGCGGAGGAAGCTTCCGTGGATACACCTGTGCAGGTGCATTAG
- the ftcD gene encoding glutamate formimidoyltransferase translates to MAEKQYEAVPPSANEPIVECVPNFSEGRNERIVREIVQAMKVFGVSLLDWSMDATHNRSVVTIAGSPEAVAESAIRGVGRAAQLIDLTKQAGVHPRMGAADVVPFVPVAHYTLGQCASLAHHAGLEIWRRFGVPVYFYEAAAMRPDRMRLEEVRRGQFEGIRDAVRRDSSRHPDVGLGELHTTAGAVAVGARQFLIAYNIFLESTDLHAARAIAKELRASSGGMVGVKAMGVLVEGRAQVSMNITDFRASPVAAVHAAVCRVANRMGIATAEGELIGLIPEAACAPVIARETLPEWLRQTSEFHPDEKVLERKLSRPLPWPEPVSAAHV, encoded by the coding sequence ATGGCAGAGAAGCAGTACGAAGCAGTCCCCCCATCGGCGAACGAACCAATCGTCGAGTGTGTTCCGAACTTTTCTGAGGGCCGGAACGAACGCATTGTGCGCGAGATTGTGCAAGCCATGAAGGTCTTCGGCGTAAGCCTGCTGGACTGGTCCATGGACGCGACGCATAACCGTAGCGTCGTCACCATTGCAGGATCTCCCGAAGCCGTTGCAGAGTCAGCCATTCGTGGCGTTGGACGCGCGGCTCAGCTCATCGACCTAACGAAGCAGGCGGGAGTGCATCCCCGTATGGGTGCGGCGGACGTGGTTCCGTTTGTTCCTGTCGCGCACTATACCCTGGGACAGTGTGCGTCGCTTGCGCATCATGCCGGTCTGGAAATCTGGCGACGTTTTGGCGTTCCTGTGTACTTTTATGAGGCAGCCGCCATGCGACCGGATCGCATGCGTCTGGAAGAAGTACGCCGAGGCCAGTTTGAAGGCATTCGCGATGCAGTCCGCCGCGATTCCTCGCGTCATCCGGACGTTGGGCTTGGCGAACTCCACACGACGGCCGGGGCGGTTGCCGTAGGTGCACGCCAGTTCCTCATCGCCTACAACATCTTTCTCGAGAGTACGGATCTGCACGCCGCGCGCGCCATTGCAAAGGAATTGCGTGCTTCCAGCGGTGGCATGGTCGGCGTCAAGGCAATGGGAGTGCTGGTGGAAGGCCGCGCACAAGTTTCGATGAACATCACGGACTTCCGAGCATCCCCAGTGGCCGCAGTCCACGCTGCGGTATGCCGCGTGGCCAACCGGATGGGCATTGCCACTGCCGAGGGCGAACTTATTGGACTGATTCCAGAGGCGGCATGCGCGCCAGTCATCGCTCGCGAAACGCTACCGGAGTGGCTGCGTCAAACCAGTGAGTTCCACCCGGACGAAAAAGTACTCGAACGGAAGCTGTCCCGGCCCCTCCCGTGGCCAGAGCCAGTTTCCGCAGCGCACGTCTAA
- a CDS encoding acyloxyacyl hydrolase: MSQVKRLVLAAVAGLFPLAALGQMTANESPVGAAAKHTPWEMGVLFQGGKGVTDERDDFQFFMAGGHLGKVLTPEYGSGLFKGNFEYAVEVFPYWQSNTPTFQRYSCTGTPNVNVFNCVGPYTVGGTFHGASITPIILRWNFTHGHRIMPWAQAAGGVLWTNHKYPAYGQGEVNLQNMGPNSDASVWNFTPQGGVGLHYFLQPNRSLDFGANAVHISSASLGDRNPGVNASVQFSIGYTWWK, encoded by the coding sequence ATGTCCCAGGTAAAGCGTTTGGTTCTTGCAGCGGTAGCGGGACTGTTCCCCCTTGCAGCACTCGGTCAGATGACTGCCAATGAATCGCCTGTAGGCGCGGCGGCAAAACACACTCCGTGGGAGATGGGTGTCCTATTTCAAGGCGGTAAAGGCGTTACCGACGAGCGTGACGACTTCCAGTTCTTCATGGCTGGTGGCCATCTTGGCAAGGTTCTCACGCCCGAATATGGCAGCGGTCTCTTCAAAGGAAACTTCGAATACGCCGTCGAGGTCTTCCCCTACTGGCAGTCAAACACGCCCACTTTCCAGCGTTATTCCTGTACCGGCACCCCCAACGTCAACGTCTTCAACTGCGTGGGCCCGTACACCGTAGGTGGTACCTTCCACGGCGCCTCCATCACCCCAATCATCCTGCGGTGGAACTTTACCCACGGACACAGGATCATGCCGTGGGCGCAGGCGGCAGGTGGCGTTCTATGGACGAATCATAAGTATCCGGCGTATGGTCAGGGCGAAGTAAATCTGCAGAACATGGGACCGAACTCTGACGCCAGTGTCTGGAACTTCACCCCGCAGGGTGGCGTTGGTCTTCATTACTTTCTGCAGCCGAACCGTTCGTTGGATTTTGGGGCGAACGCTGTACATATTTCGTCGGCCTCATTGGGCGACCGCAACCCTGGCGTGAATGCCAGTGTGCAATTTTCCATCGGTTACACGTGGTGGAAATAG